A window from Sinanaerobacter sp. ZZT-01 encodes these proteins:
- a CDS encoding TetR/AcrR family transcriptional regulator has product MEASKKKLDKKNRLEEAACKLFTEKGVSHTTVDEIARAADVAKGTFYLYFNDKKDLLSNIVIKRSITLLEQAIEAARIQNTDDFVDEIILITNYIITFFKQNKELLTLIEKNLSWSLIHQKINQEENGNFQILIDYWINHPYMSSYSMSRSYHIMFIIIELVGTICYTSIIENQPDTIDNLKQDLFFAIRQILRK; this is encoded by the coding sequence ATGGAAGCAAGCAAGAAAAAATTAGATAAGAAAAATCGTCTTGAAGAGGCCGCCTGTAAACTCTTTACAGAAAAGGGGGTCTCTCATACAACCGTTGATGAAATTGCTAGAGCCGCAGATGTCGCAAAGGGAACCTTTTATCTTTATTTTAACGATAAAAAGGATCTATTAAGCAACATCGTGATAAAGCGCAGCATTACTCTTCTTGAACAAGCCATTGAAGCCGCTCGTATACAAAATACCGATGATTTTGTCGACGAAATTATACTAATTACCAATTACATTATTACATTTTTCAAACAAAACAAAGAGCTTCTGACCTTGATTGAAAAAAATCTTTCGTGGAGTCTAATACACCAGAAAATCAATCAAGAAGAAAATGGGAATTTCCAAATACTTATAGATTATTGGATCAACCATCCATATATGAGCTCTTATTCCATGTCCCGATCTTACCACATTATGTTTATAATTATCGAGCTTGTAGGTACGATCTGCTATACATCAATTATTGAAAATCAACCGGATACAATAGATAACCTGAAACAAGATCTCTTCTTTGCAATCCGCCAAATTCTTCGTAAGTAA
- a CDS encoding class I SAM-dependent methyltransferase, giving the protein MLKSIEHDFLKKYLSKFDQNPFLVNLKDGESFIIGEGEPKFEILLNEPIPKSDLLCSTSLALGEAYMRGDLQIKGDLYKTLNYFLGQMTKFCVDNKLLKNLIHPSTSAKIQKKEVQSHYDIGNDFYSLWLDETMSYSCGYFKTEEDSLYQAQMNKIHLTLSKLNLQENMTLLDIGCGWGFLLIEAAKKYKVHGLGITLSEEQAKKFEERIKEEHLEDYLEVKLMDYRELHKLGREFDRVVSIGMLEHVGRKNYNLFIKNVNSVLKPGGVLLLHYISGRIENDGDPWIKKYIFPGGVIPSLREIINICSDFDYYTVDVESLRRHYNKTLLCWNENFQKNKEKLKGKFSDSFIRMWQLYLCGCAAGFNNGVVDLHQLVFTKGVNNGLPMTRDYLYQS; this is encoded by the coding sequence ATTTTGAAAAGTATAGAACATGATTTTTTAAAAAAGTATCTCAGTAAATTTGATCAAAATCCTTTTTTGGTTAATTTAAAAGATGGAGAAAGCTTTATCATTGGGGAAGGTGAGCCAAAATTCGAAATTCTACTCAATGAACCCATTCCCAAATCTGATCTTTTATGCAGCACTTCTCTTGCCTTAGGGGAAGCCTATATGCGGGGTGACCTGCAAATTAAAGGCGATCTCTATAAAACGCTTAACTATTTTTTAGGTCAAATGACAAAATTTTGTGTGGATAACAAGCTTCTAAAAAACCTGATCCATCCTTCTACTTCAGCAAAAATACAAAAAAAAGAAGTGCAATCTCATTATGACATTGGGAACGATTTCTACAGTCTCTGGCTTGATGAAACAATGAGCTATTCCTGCGGTTATTTTAAAACAGAAGAAGACTCTTTGTATCAAGCGCAAATGAATAAGATTCATCTAACACTTTCAAAACTCAATTTGCAGGAAAATATGACTCTGCTGGATATCGGATGCGGCTGGGGTTTTCTTCTCATTGAAGCTGCAAAAAAATATAAAGTTCATGGGCTTGGAATCACATTAAGTGAAGAGCAGGCAAAAAAATTCGAAGAGCGCATTAAAGAAGAACATCTTGAGGATTACCTTGAAGTAAAATTGATGGATTACCGAGAGCTTCACAAATTAGGCAGAGAATTTGACCGGGTTGTAAGCATTGGAATGTTGGAACATGTTGGTCGTAAAAACTATAATCTTTTTATTAAAAATGTAAATTCTGTTTTAAAACCAGGCGGTGTACTTCTTCTCCACTATATCAGCGGGAGAATAGAAAACGATGGAGATCCGTGGATTAAGAAATATATCTTTCCCGGCGGTGTCATCCCCAGCTTAAGAGAAATTATCAATATCTGCAGCGATTTTGATTACTATACCGTTGATGTGGAAAGCCTTCGCCGCCACTATAATAAAACCCTTCTTTGCTGGAATGAAAATTTTCAAAAAAATAAAGAAAAATTAAAGGGTAAATTCAGTGATTCGTTCATTCGGATGTGGCAGCTATATCTTTGCGGCTGTGCCGCCGGATTTAATAACGGTGTGGTAGATCTACATCAGCTGGTCTTCACAAAAGGCGTAAATAATGGTTTACCTATGACAAGGGACTATCTGTACCAATCTTAA
- the dapB gene encoding 4-hydroxy-tetrahydrodipicolinate reductase: MKILLSGHGRMGTHIEELARNADHEIMGFADINNPHILSQMQKADVVIDFSHPAMLPHLVEYVHRTKTALCCGTTGFQAEEKETLRSLGDYAPVLYSANYSLGIAVFRNILQQISPILKDDFDIEMIETHHNKKVDAPSGTAKLLLDAIDPEHEKTIINERNGQCGERKKEEIGIFALRGGTVAGEHTVYYFGEDEILSITHSAASRRIFAKGALKAAYALTEKGKGFYTLDQVLFADKK; this comes from the coding sequence ATGAAAATTTTACTATCTGGTCACGGGCGTATGGGAACACACATTGAAGAGCTAGCACGGAATGCAGATCATGAAATTATGGGCTTCGCGGATATTAATAATCCCCATATTTTATCGCAAATGCAAAAAGCTGATGTTGTGATTGACTTTTCACATCCCGCTATGCTGCCTCACCTAGTTGAGTATGTGCACCGTACTAAAACCGCTCTTTGCTGTGGCACTACAGGCTTTCAAGCTGAGGAAAAGGAAACATTAAGATCGCTCGGAGATTATGCTCCTGTGCTCTACAGCGCCAACTATAGCCTTGGTATTGCTGTATTTCGCAACATACTTCAACAAATTTCACCTATTTTAAAAGACGATTTTGATATAGAAATGATAGAGACACATCACAATAAAAAAGTTGATGCACCAAGCGGCACAGCCAAGCTGCTTCTGGATGCCATTGATCCAGAACACGAAAAAACCATAATCAATGAGAGAAATGGACAATGTGGCGAACGAAAAAAGGAGGAAATTGGTATCTTTGCACTCCGAGGTGGCACGGTTGCTGGTGAACATACTGTTTATTATTTCGGGGAAGATGAGATATTATCCATTACGCACTCTGCTGCAAGCCGTCGAATCTTTGCAAAAGGTGCACTGAAAGCTGCCTATGCGTTAACTGAAAAAGGGAAAGGGTTTTACACTTTAGATCAAGTACTGTTTGCCGATAAGAAATAA
- the dapD gene encoding 2,3,4,5-tetrahydropyridine-2,6-dicarboxylate N-acetyltransferase: MDAYDIIEYIRKSEKKTPVKVYLRASSEIVFPESKSFPTGSDTKIIFGDWKDISPILEVHKNEIIDMVIENDMRNSAIPLIDIKNLHARIEPGAIIREQVEIGKHAIIMMGAIINIGAKIGEGTMIDMGTIIGGRVIVGNHCHIGAGSVLAGVIEPPSASPVIIEDDVLIGANAVIIEGIRVGKGSIVAAGSVVIKEVPPNMVVAGVPARIIKKKDQKSLRSTQLIDVLRNIDT; this comes from the coding sequence ATGGACGCCTATGACATCATCGAATATATCCGTAAATCAGAAAAAAAAACACCCGTAAAGGTGTATTTACGTGCTTCTTCTGAGATTGTATTTCCAGAATCCAAAAGTTTTCCTACGGGCAGCGATACTAAAATTATATTTGGAGACTGGAAAGATATTTCTCCTATCCTAGAAGTCCATAAAAATGAAATCATCGACATGGTTATTGAAAATGATATGCGAAACAGTGCAATTCCCCTTATCGATATAAAAAACCTTCACGCACGCATCGAACCGGGTGCGATCATTCGTGAGCAAGTGGAAATAGGTAAACATGCAATTATCATGATGGGTGCAATCATAAATATCGGTGCAAAAATCGGAGAAGGCACAATGATTGATATGGGTACAATCATTGGAGGGCGCGTTATCGTCGGAAATCATTGTCACATTGGAGCCGGCTCTGTATTAGCTGGGGTCATTGAACCGCCAAGTGCATCCCCTGTCATCATAGAAGACGATGTTTTAATCGGTGCAAATGCAGTGATTATAGAAGGGATACGAGTTGGTAAAGGCTCGATCGTCGCCGCCGGGTCTGTGGTCATCAAAGAAGTTCCTCCTAATATGGTAGTTGCCGGAGTTCCGGCACGTATCATAAAGAAAAAAGATCAGAAATCCTTACGCTCTACACAGTTGATTGATGTACTAAGGAATATTGATACCTAA
- the cobS gene encoding adenosylcobinamide-GDP ribazoletransferase, whose product MKTIWLMMAFFTRLPVPYVEYTEERYLKGLKIIPLLGILMGGILYGLSFFHLIFDKEVVSMILLGGYIVLTGGLHLDGLADTCDGIFSGRDRPRMLEIMKDSHVGSFGVLSMIFFVAFYMVMYGKIPYDSLIILPVVGKSAPLVSAFFADYIRPSGMGKLLVDNCGKIELFMAIFVPVVVAVLLNPWYLIAVGAAILSVILFTNYLKTILGGITGDTMGMACELSQMVFVFIIYATEKFF is encoded by the coding sequence ATGAAAACAATTTGGTTAATGATGGCTTTTTTTACAAGGTTACCGGTTCCTTATGTAGAATATACAGAAGAGAGGTACTTGAAAGGATTAAAAATAATTCCTTTACTTGGAATTTTAATGGGAGGAATTTTATATGGTCTGTCCTTTTTTCACTTGATTTTTGATAAAGAAGTGGTTTCTATGATTCTGCTGGGTGGATACATTGTTCTTACCGGGGGCCTTCACTTAGATGGTCTTGCCGATACCTGCGATGGAATTTTCAGCGGAAGGGACCGACCGCGCATGTTGGAAATCATGAAGGACAGTCATGTAGGTTCCTTTGGTGTCCTCTCTATGATATTTTTTGTCGCATTTTATATGGTAATGTATGGTAAAATACCGTATGATTCACTGATTATTCTGCCGGTTGTAGGGAAAAGTGCACCGCTTGTTTCTGCTTTTTTTGCTGATTATATACGTCCCTCCGGCATGGGGAAATTATTAGTGGACAACTGCGGAAAAATCGAATTGTTTATGGCGATCTTTGTGCCGGTTGTCGTAGCTGTATTGCTAAATCCGTGGTACTTAATTGCTGTGGGAGCGGCAATTCTTTCGGTAATACTTTTTACAAATTATTTAAAAACGATACTAGGGGGAATCACTGGGGACACAATGGGAATGGCTTGTGAGCTTTCACAGATGGTTTTTGTATTTATTATTTATGCGACGGAGAAGTTCTTTTAG
- the cobU gene encoding bifunctional adenosylcobinamide kinase/adenosylcobinamide-phosphate guanylyltransferase, with the protein MAEVTLMTGGARSGKSLYGERLAKEAGKDKVLYIATAAVCDDEMKERVKKHRAQRPSEWITLEKFWEFDQLEKNRDFLNAEAVLIDCLGFMLNNIMYYCEIDWDHCPAEDMQRVEERMLFEVKRLISICRKHDKSLIGVTNEVGMGLVPAERSSRYYRDILGRANRCFAELADRVIFMVSGVPVQVKPQ; encoded by the coding sequence ATGGCGGAAGTGACTTTGATGACGGGAGGAGCACGAAGCGGGAAAAGTTTATATGGAGAGCGTCTTGCAAAAGAAGCAGGAAAAGATAAGGTGCTTTATATAGCGACGGCTGCCGTTTGTGATGACGAGATGAAAGAACGTGTAAAAAAGCACCGTGCGCAGCGTCCGTCTGAATGGATTACTTTAGAGAAATTTTGGGAATTTGACCAATTGGAAAAGAATCGGGATTTTTTAAATGCAGAGGCGGTATTAATTGACTGCCTGGGTTTTATGTTAAATAACATCATGTACTATTGTGAGATTGACTGGGATCATTGCCCTGCGGAAGATATGCAACGTGTTGAAGAAAGAATGCTCTTTGAAGTGAAACGTTTAATTTCAATCTGCCGTAAGCATGATAAAAGTTTAATTGGCGTAACAAATGAGGTGGGAATGGGCTTAGTTCCGGCGGAACGTTCGAGCCGATATTATAGAGATATTTTGGGAAGAGCAAATCGGTGTTTTGCCGAGCTTGCAGACCGAGTTATCTTCATGGTTTCAGGGGTTCCGGTGCAGGTAAAACCGCAATAA
- the cobT gene encoding nicotinate-nucleotide--dimethylbenzimidazole phosphoribosyltransferase encodes MKSYLEVINEIKPADEKAMQEAKEHNDHLIKPLGSLGKLESIAIKMAGITGKLKNNPQKCCSIVMVADNGICEEGVAGTPQDITLIQGMNMTKGICGMGVLSAYAGADIKVVDVGILSDYKNDKVYNRKIKYGTDNFAKGPAMSREEAIRGIETGIDMVRIAVEEGYEILGTGEMGIGNTSSTSAVLMAFTGASSEIAVGKGGGLTDEALVHKKEVITKALEFNAPNPKDPIDVIAKVGGLDIAGMTGCFLGAAYYRVPILIDGVISALAAFAACKLNSDVKDFIFTSHRSKEPAYDLISKELGMEAMLDMDMRLGEGTGCTLAFPIIGAACAMLSNMATFEDIAYDHSYRIDIREEEN; translated from the coding sequence ATGAAGAGTTATTTGGAAGTTATAAATGAGATTAAGCCGGCTGATGAAAAAGCTATGCAGGAAGCCAAGGAGCATAACGATCATTTGATTAAACCGCTTGGCAGTTTGGGTAAGCTGGAGAGTATAGCAATTAAAATGGCAGGTATCACTGGGAAACTGAAGAACAATCCGCAAAAGTGTTGCAGTATTGTTATGGTAGCGGATAACGGTATTTGTGAGGAAGGTGTCGCAGGTACACCGCAGGATATTACCTTGATTCAGGGCATGAATATGACTAAGGGAATTTGTGGAATGGGTGTATTATCCGCTTATGCCGGTGCAGATATTAAGGTTGTCGATGTTGGGATTTTATCGGATTATAAGAATGATAAGGTGTACAACCGTAAGATAAAATACGGTACCGATAATTTTGCCAAAGGGCCGGCAATGAGCAGAGAAGAAGCGATACGTGGTATTGAAACTGGAATTGATATGGTCCGCATTGCCGTGGAAGAAGGCTATGAAATTTTAGGTACTGGCGAGATGGGAATTGGAAATACCAGCAGCACAAGTGCAGTTTTGATGGCATTTACCGGAGCTTCTTCGGAGATTGCAGTCGGAAAGGGTGGTGGTTTGACAGATGAAGCTTTGGTACATAAAAAAGAAGTCATTACGAAAGCTTTGGAGTTCAATGCACCGAATCCAAAAGACCCAATCGACGTGATCGCAAAAGTAGGAGGACTTGATATTGCGGGCATGACAGGCTGCTTCTTAGGTGCTGCTTATTACCGGGTTCCGATTCTCATTGATGGAGTAATTTCTGCTTTAGCCGCTTTTGCAGCTTGCAAGCTCAATTCTGACGTGAAGGATTTCATTTTTACTTCTCACCGTTCCAAGGAGCCGGCATATGATCTGATCTCTAAAGAGCTTGGCATGGAAGCGATGTTGGATATGGATATGAGATTAGGTGAGGGAACTGGATGTACTTTAGCATTTCCGATTATCGGAGCGGCTTGTGCGATGCTCAGCAATATGGCAACCTTTGAGGATATTGCTTACGATCATTCTTACCGAATCGATATTCGAGAAGAAGAGAATTAA
- a CDS encoding precorrin-8X methylmutase: MKVKLQNVLPKEIEKRSFEIISEELGERKIDPQNEPVVKRVIHTSADFDYYENLKFSQEAMKKGIEAIKNGAYIVTDTKMAYSGVNKAVLESFGGEALCFMADDDVAQTAKKNGSTRATASMDKAAELVKEGKPIIFAIGNAPTALVRLYELIEEGKLSPSLIIGVPVGFVNVVESKELIMELEVPYIVAQGRKGGSNVAAAICNAMLYMARDQRDQSK; encoded by the coding sequence ATGAAGGTAAAATTACAAAATGTATTACCCAAAGAGATTGAAAAACGAAGTTTTGAAATCATTTCGGAAGAACTTGGGGAACGTAAAATTGATCCGCAAAATGAGCCGGTTGTAAAGCGTGTGATTCATACATCCGCAGATTTTGACTACTATGAAAATCTGAAATTCTCTCAAGAGGCAATGAAAAAAGGAATCGAAGCAATTAAAAACGGAGCTTATATTGTGACAGATACAAAAATGGCCTATTCTGGTGTAAATAAAGCGGTTTTAGAATCGTTCGGCGGCGAGGCACTCTGTTTTATGGCAGACGACGATGTCGCACAGACTGCTAAAAAAAATGGATCGACAAGGGCAACTGCAAGCATGGATAAAGCAGCTGAGCTTGTCAAAGAAGGAAAGCCGATTATTTTCGCAATCGGAAATGCACCGACCGCTTTGGTTCGGTTATATGAATTGATTGAGGAAGGAAAGCTTTCTCCTTCACTCATCATTGGCGTTCCGGTAGGATTTGTCAATGTAGTGGAATCAAAGGAATTGATTATGGAATTGGAGGTTCCTTATATTGTTGCGCAGGGGAGAAAAGGTGGAAGCAATGTAGCAGCCGCCATTTGTAATGCCATGCTTTATATGGCGAGAGATCAGAGAGACCAATCCAAATAA
- a CDS encoding cobyric acid synthase, with amino-acid sequence MAKAIMVQGTMSNAGKSLLVAGLCRIFKQDGYRVAPFKSQNMALNSFITKEGLEMGRAQVVQAEAAGIEPSVLMNPILLKPTNDTSSQVIINGEVASNMSATEYYRRKREIVPEIEKAYEALAKDYDIIVIEGAGSPAEINLQENDIVNMFMARLAKAPVLLAGDIDRGGVFASIVGTMVLFSDDDRARVKGTLINKFRGDRKILQPGLDMLEEKINVPTVGVIPYLDVDIDDEDSLTERFSRKDSVGLIDIAVIRVPRISNFTDFNVLEYAPGVTLRYVGAVGELGNPDMIILPGTKNTMEDLLWMRQSGLEAAVLKHASAGKAVFGVCGGFQMMGKVLSDPHGVEAGGSISGMGLLPAETIFEEEKTRTQAKGKFTNQVRGIFSDLSGVELEGYEIHMGQTELIADAENTQEVGLLTHITELSGKACDKVVGMCCGNIYGSYIHGIFDKEDVAKTIVSALYRSKGLDESEVSSLNVAAYKEMQYDKLAEQMRANMDMNAIYRILEEGI; translated from the coding sequence ATGGCAAAGGCAATTATGGTGCAAGGTACGATGTCCAATGCAGGAAAAAGCTTATTGGTGGCTGGATTATGTCGTATTTTTAAACAAGACGGCTATCGTGTCGCACCCTTTAAATCACAAAATATGGCTTTGAATTCCTTCATTACAAAAGAAGGTCTTGAAATGGGACGAGCACAGGTTGTGCAGGCAGAAGCTGCCGGCATTGAACCTTCGGTTCTGATGAATCCGATTTTGCTGAAGCCGACGAATGATACAAGTTCGCAGGTCATTATCAATGGTGAAGTGGCAAGCAATATGAGCGCAACGGAGTATTATAGACGGAAAAGAGAAATTGTTCCGGAAATTGAAAAGGCTTACGAAGCTCTGGCAAAGGATTATGATATTATTGTAATTGAGGGCGCAGGAAGTCCCGCGGAAATCAACTTGCAGGAAAACGATATTGTAAATATGTTTATGGCAAGGCTTGCAAAGGCACCCGTCCTTTTGGCAGGTGACATTGACCGTGGCGGCGTCTTTGCCTCCATCGTGGGGACGATGGTGCTTTTCTCTGACGATGACCGTGCCAGGGTGAAAGGGACTCTGATTAATAAATTCAGAGGAGATCGTAAAATTTTACAGCCGGGGTTGGATATGCTGGAGGAAAAGATCAATGTTCCTACTGTAGGGGTTATCCCTTATTTGGATGTAGACATTGATGATGAGGACAGCTTGACAGAACGTTTTAGCCGAAAAGACAGCGTAGGTCTGATTGATATTGCAGTGATTCGTGTGCCGCGTATATCGAATTTTACGGATTTTAACGTACTGGAATACGCTCCGGGTGTGACTTTGCGTTATGTGGGAGCAGTCGGTGAACTTGGCAATCCGGATATGATTATTTTACCCGGGACCAAAAATACAATGGAAGATTTGCTCTGGATGCGTCAAAGCGGTTTAGAAGCTGCCGTATTAAAGCATGCTTCGGCGGGAAAAGCTGTTTTTGGGGTTTGCGGAGGATTTCAAATGATGGGAAAGGTGCTGTCAGATCCACACGGCGTGGAAGCTGGAGGAAGCATTTCCGGTATGGGATTGCTTCCGGCGGAGACTATATTTGAAGAAGAAAAAACAAGAACGCAGGCAAAAGGCAAATTTACCAATCAGGTGAGGGGCATTTTTTCAGATTTATCCGGTGTTGAACTAGAAGGATATGAGATTCATATGGGGCAGACCGAGCTGATTGCAGATGCAGAGAATACACAAGAGGTAGGTCTTCTTACGCATATTACGGAGCTTTCCGGTAAAGCCTGCGATAAGGTCGTAGGTATGTGCTGCGGAAATATTTATGGTTCATATATCCATGGTATCTTTGACAAAGAGGATGTAGCAAAGACGATTGTATCTGCGCTTTATCGCAGCAAGGGCTTGGATGAGAGTGAAGTATCGAGCTTGAATGTTGCTGCTTATAAAGAAATGCAGTATGATAAGCTGGCAGAGCAGATGAGAGCAAATATGGATATGAATGCGATTTATCGTATATTAGAGGAAGGTATTTGA
- a CDS encoding threonine-phosphate decarboxylase — translation MADLIHGGDIYSVREKGNNGKLLDFSANINPLGLPDSVKEAVISGLESCIHYPDPLCRELLRDLAHYEKVKEEHLICGNGAADLIFRLVVAKMPYKAMVLAPTFAEYEKSLESIGCIVKHHYLKAENQFRLGEDILFLLNESIEMLFLCNPNNPTGQIMDPALLRQILVRCKEFNILLVLDECFVDFLENPEGNTMKEFIEEYDNLFILKAFTKNFAMPGLRLGYGICSNRGLLDTLSETGQPWAVSLPAQLAGVQALKETEYLEKARTLIFQEKAYLQAELQRLGFHVFSSAANYIFFQLPIEKDAYDRKDFKALLQEKNIMVRSCGNYKGLTPDYFRIAVKLHEENEQLVKALEEIRKVSSDKKE, via the coding sequence ATGGCTGATTTAATTCACGGCGGTGATATATATTCCGTAAGAGAAAAAGGAAATAACGGCAAACTTCTTGATTTTTCCGCAAACATTAACCCTCTCGGTCTGCCGGATTCGGTAAAGGAAGCAGTGATTTCGGGCTTGGAAAGCTGCATTCATTATCCTGATCCGCTTTGCAGAGAGTTGCTGCGGGATTTGGCTCACTATGAAAAGGTAAAGGAGGAGCATCTGATTTGCGGAAATGGTGCTGCTGATTTGATCTTTCGCCTCGTAGTTGCAAAAATGCCTTATAAGGCAATGGTGCTTGCACCTACCTTTGCAGAATATGAGAAATCCTTAGAATCCATCGGGTGTATCGTAAAGCATCATTATCTAAAAGCAGAGAATCAGTTCCGACTGGGAGAAGATATTTTATTTTTATTGAACGAGTCCATTGAAATGTTGTTTTTATGTAACCCAAACAATCCTACGGGGCAGATTATGGACCCGGCCTTGCTTCGTCAAATTTTAGTACGTTGTAAGGAATTTAATATTTTATTGGTTTTGGATGAATGTTTTGTCGATTTTCTGGAAAACCCGGAAGGAAATACGATGAAAGAGTTTATAGAAGAGTATGATAATCTATTTATATTGAAAGCATTTACAAAGAATTTCGCTATGCCTGGACTTCGTCTTGGATATGGGATATGCAGCAACCGGGGCCTGCTTGATACACTTTCTGAGACTGGGCAGCCTTGGGCAGTTTCGCTGCCTGCACAGCTGGCAGGTGTGCAAGCATTGAAAGAAACCGAATATCTGGAAAAAGCCAGAACTTTAATTTTTCAGGAAAAGGCGTATTTGCAAGCCGAATTGCAGAGACTTGGATTTCACGTTTTTTCTTCTGCTGCCAATTATATATTTTTCCAACTTCCAATAGAAAAGGATGCATATGACCGCAAAGACTTTAAAGCATTGCTGCAAGAAAAAAATATTATGGTGCGGAGCTGTGGCAATTATAAAGGCTTGACTCCAGATTATTTTCGAATTGCAGTGAAACTGCACGAAGAAAACGAACAGCTGGTAAAAGCATTGGAAGAAATCAGAAAAGTCAGCTCTGATAAAAAGGAATAG
- the cbiB gene encoding adenosylcobinamide-phosphate synthase CbiB produces the protein MIPFLTQSMIALGVGFLMDLILGDPYFLPHPIRWIGKGIEIGEALIRSCFRKTPQGELAGGVLLACCIMFFSFGIPFGIIWALGKISPFLSLVAESIMCYQILAIKALKTESTKVYKKLAEDDIEGARYQVSMIVGRDTESLSMQQIAKATVETIAENTSDGTVAPLLFIAIGGAPLGFLYKSINTMDSMIGYKNDRYLYFGRFAAKLDDVANYIPARVSALLMILAALFLGMDYKNAFHIFLRDRYNHASPNSAQTESVCAGALQIQLAGDAYYFSKLYKKKTIGDAVRSIEYEDIARANQLLYGTAWIGIVLCLIGMGVIQWLI, from the coding sequence ATGATTCCTTTCCTCACACAATCAATGATTGCTTTAGGTGTGGGATTTTTAATGGATTTAATCTTAGGTGATCCGTATTTTCTACCTCATCCGATTCGGTGGATCGGGAAGGGAATTGAAATTGGTGAAGCATTGATACGCAGCTGTTTCCGGAAAACACCACAGGGAGAACTGGCGGGCGGAGTGTTGCTTGCATGCTGTATCATGTTTTTTTCCTTTGGAATACCATTTGGAATCATATGGGCCTTAGGTAAAATCAGCCCTTTCCTTTCCCTTGTAGCGGAAAGCATCATGTGCTATCAAATACTGGCAATTAAGGCTCTGAAAACGGAAAGCACGAAGGTTTATAAGAAATTAGCAGAAGATGATATTGAAGGAGCGAGATATCAGGTTTCCATGATTGTCGGAAGAGATACAGAGAGCTTGAGCATGCAGCAGATTGCAAAAGCTACGGTGGAGACCATTGCGGAAAATACTTCAGATGGAACCGTTGCACCTTTGCTTTTCATAGCGATCGGCGGCGCACCCCTTGGGTTCTTATATAAATCCATAAATACGATGGATTCCATGATCGGCTATAAAAATGATCGCTATTTATATTTTGGACGTTTTGCTGCAAAGCTGGATGATGTGGCAAATTATATACCGGCGAGGGTTTCCGCACTTCTTATGATTCTGGCAGCCCTTTTCTTAGGAATGGACTATAAAAATGCATTTCATATTTTTTTAAGAGATCGTTATAATCATGCCAGTCCGAACAGCGCACAGACAGAGTCCGTTTGTGCAGGAGCATTGCAGATACAGCTAGCAGGAGATGCTTACTACTTTAGCAAGCTTTATAAAAAGAAGACCATTGGTGATGCTGTTCGCTCCATTGAGTATGAGGATATTGCAAGAGCGAACCAACTTTTATACGGCACGGCATGGATCGGTATAGTACTATGTTTAATTGGAATGGGAGTAATACAATGGCTGATTTAA